The Mytilus trossulus isolate FHL-02 chromosome 3, PNRI_Mtr1.1.1.hap1, whole genome shotgun sequence genome contains a region encoding:
- the LOC134712191 gene encoding uncharacterized protein LOC134712191 isoform X1 — translation MESIDARRNRLYGPDRNLRVEEIRRNLSKSCVLKEGEYNFTPKGLSKSVFGTSYETDFPWKRTDLNARGQSLDPSFFPETKEQLSHHFEIGNDSGKNVPMATYRDSTTKADFLTKPPSKPEMILDSKIINWPDMAPRYMTSRKIGTSEYSNAYIPEFFRTNSLPPNHPRLNTSIMKLPLSAHHVHPQRGTSIAFGSDEPQVFSEFQRAYGVGDEPTSKMEGLNDGKNSVITNMKLMEKESHVFRTGDYDNIVGKMKSTVNDDYGPRTLPPGEAAIRKAKLSEIKEDSEKNETEEDSNQLAEYARQVIVPNVFKDAGDGKIYQTSAHFHFGTDPDTSHSIYNKDFISRSMTTRGPPSKMITADAGSLFHNDPSYLREPTTSNKTDFSYTPAMPWKNSKGQTAMEMNLEKRDTDNVIMSFDPNRHTFDRQISLAHADYKGPPKGYKPMEAMKKPRVVFDYLTPNDALPYPGLVDRTSEAKTNFSGSLMAGQHAVGRRRQQENICKQRLNEGKETHFTIGYQPFDFASESQLQFQGDQKNDGHIPTAGKTEKKQEGKPFLHFFVSQNTQDLKANDPYTVNTNESLRARDNHCRLPVEHAMRNSVMKSDFTPLEARTVSNIELRTMMDCDKKFEKPISSSHLFHTDNSGRNNFATTAMADFIKPESMTESRRIAGQKFLAAR, via the exons ATGGAATCCATAGATGCCAGGAGAAATCGCTTATATGGTCCAGACAGGAATTTACGAGTGGAAGAAATCAGACGAAATTTATCTAAAAGTTGTGTTTTGAAGGAGGGAGAATATAATTTTACTCCAAAGGGACTGTCTAAAAGTGTATTCGGCACCAGTTATGAAACAGATTTTCCT tggAAACGAACAGATTTGAATGCCAgg ggACAGTCTTTGGACCCCAGTTTTTTCCCAGAGACAAAAGAACAG cTTTCTCACCATTTTGAAATTGGAAACGACAGTGGTAAAAATGTTCCTATGGCGACATACAGAGACAGTACGACTAAAGCTGATTTCCTGACTAAACCACCAAGTAAG ccTGAGATGATATTGGATAGCAAGATAATAAATTGGCCT gatATGGCTCCAAGATATATGACCTCTAGAAAGATTGGAACTTCTGAGTACTCAAATGCTTATATCCCAGAG tttttcagGACTAATTCTTTGCCACCAAACCATCCTAGACTAAATACTTCCATTATGAAACTACCACTTTCTGCCCATCATGTTCACCCTCAACGAGGAACTAGTATAGCATTTGGAAGTGACGAGCCACA AGTATTTAGCGAATTTCAAAGAGCTTATGGTGTTGGTGATGAACCTACAAGTAAAATGGAAGGATTAAATGATGGCAAAAACTCTGTTATCACAAACATGAAACTGATGGAGAAAGAATCACATGTATTCAGAACAGGGGATTATGACAATATTG TTGGCAAAATGAAATCAACTGTTAATGACGATTACGGACCAAGAACTCTTCCACCCGGAGAAGCAGCAATTCGAAAAGCAAAACTTTCAGA AATTAAGGAGGATTCAGAAAAGAATGAGACAGAGGAGGACAGTAATCAGTTAGCAGAATATGCCAGACAAGTTATTGTTCCTAATGTTTTCAAAG ATGCGGGAGACGGCAAAATATACCAAACATCAGCCCACTTCCAC TTTGGAACCGATCCTGATACATCACATTCTATATACAACAAGGACTTCATATCCAGATCTATGACAACACGTGGTCCTCCCAGTAAAATGATAACAGCTGATGCTGGCAGC ttattCCACAATGATCCTTCGTACTTAAGAGAACCTACTACATCAAACAAAACAGATTTTAGTTACACTCCTGCTATGCCATGGAAG AACTCTAAAGGACAGACAGCAATGGAAATGAACTTAGAAAAACGTGACACAGACAACGTTATAATGAGCTTTGATCCAAATCGTCATACATTTGACAGACAGATCTCTT TGGCACATGCAGATTATAAAGGTCCACCTAAGGGATACAAACCTATGGAAGCAATGAAAAAGCCACGAGTTGTGTTTGACTACTTAACACCTAATGATGCTTTACCTTATCCTGGACTTGTGGACAGAACGTCAGAAGCTAAG aCGAACTTTAGTGGTAGTCTGATGGCTGGACAGCATGCTGTTGGTAGACGCAGACAACAAGAAAATATATGCAAACAAAGATTGAATGAAGGCAAAGAAACACATTTCACTATTGGCTATCAGCCATTTGACTTCGCCTCCGAATCTCAACTTCAATTTCAAGGAGACCAGAAAAATGATGGTCACATCCCAACTGCTGGGAAGACTGAGAAAAAACAAGAAGGAAAACCTTTCTTGCATTTCTTTGTCAGCCAAAACACCCAAGACTTGAAAGCAAATGATCCATATACAGTAAATACTAATGAAAGTCTAAGAGCACGTGATAACCACTGTCGTCTGCCAGTTGAACATGCTATGAGGAACTCTGTAATGAAGTCAGATTTTACACCCCTTGAAGCAAGAAC tGTTTCAAATATAGAACTACGGACTATGATGGACTGCGATAAAAAGTTTGAGAAACCAATATCTTCAAGTCATTTGTTCCACACAGACAATTCTGGAC GAAATAACTTTGCTACTACTGCCATGGCCGACTTCATTAAACCAGAATCCATGACAG AATCCAGGAGAATTGCAG gtcAAAAGTTCTTGGCAGCTCGTTAA
- the LOC134712191 gene encoding uncharacterized protein LOC134712191 isoform X2, producing the protein MESIDARRNRLYGPDRNLRVEEIRRNLSKSCVLKEGEYNFTPKGLSKSVFGTSYETDFPWKRTDLNARGQSLDPSFFPETKEQLSHHFEIGNDSGKNVPMATYRDSTTKADFLTKPPSKPEMILDSKIINWPDMAPRYMTSRKIGTSEYSNAYIPEFFRTNSLPPNHPRLNTSIMKLPLSAHHVHPQRGTSIAFGSDEPQVFSEFQRAYGVGDEPTSKMEGLNDGKNSVITNMKLMEKESHVFRTGDYDNIVGKMKSTVNDDYGPRTLPPGEAAIRKAKLSEIKEDSEKNETEEDSNQLAEYARQVIVPNVFKDAGDGKIYQTSAHFHFGTDPDTSHSIYNKDFISRSMTTRGPPSKMITADAGSLFHNDPSYLREPTTSNKTDFSYTPAMPWKNSKGQTAMEMNLEKRDTDNVIMSFDPNRHTFDRQISLAHADYKGPPKGYKPMEAMKKPRVVFDYLTPNDALPYPGLVDRTSEAKTNFSGSLMAGQHAVGRRRQQENICKQRLNEGKETHFTIGYQPFDFASESQLQFQGDQKNDGHIPTAGKTEKKQEGKPFLHFFVSQNTQDLKANDPYTVNTNESLRARDNHCRLPVEHAMRNSVMKSDFTPLEARTVSNIELRTMMDCDKKFEKPISSSHLFHTDNSGRNNFATTAMADFIKPESMTGQKFLAAR; encoded by the exons ATGGAATCCATAGATGCCAGGAGAAATCGCTTATATGGTCCAGACAGGAATTTACGAGTGGAAGAAATCAGACGAAATTTATCTAAAAGTTGTGTTTTGAAGGAGGGAGAATATAATTTTACTCCAAAGGGACTGTCTAAAAGTGTATTCGGCACCAGTTATGAAACAGATTTTCCT tggAAACGAACAGATTTGAATGCCAgg ggACAGTCTTTGGACCCCAGTTTTTTCCCAGAGACAAAAGAACAG cTTTCTCACCATTTTGAAATTGGAAACGACAGTGGTAAAAATGTTCCTATGGCGACATACAGAGACAGTACGACTAAAGCTGATTTCCTGACTAAACCACCAAGTAAG ccTGAGATGATATTGGATAGCAAGATAATAAATTGGCCT gatATGGCTCCAAGATATATGACCTCTAGAAAGATTGGAACTTCTGAGTACTCAAATGCTTATATCCCAGAG tttttcagGACTAATTCTTTGCCACCAAACCATCCTAGACTAAATACTTCCATTATGAAACTACCACTTTCTGCCCATCATGTTCACCCTCAACGAGGAACTAGTATAGCATTTGGAAGTGACGAGCCACA AGTATTTAGCGAATTTCAAAGAGCTTATGGTGTTGGTGATGAACCTACAAGTAAAATGGAAGGATTAAATGATGGCAAAAACTCTGTTATCACAAACATGAAACTGATGGAGAAAGAATCACATGTATTCAGAACAGGGGATTATGACAATATTG TTGGCAAAATGAAATCAACTGTTAATGACGATTACGGACCAAGAACTCTTCCACCCGGAGAAGCAGCAATTCGAAAAGCAAAACTTTCAGA AATTAAGGAGGATTCAGAAAAGAATGAGACAGAGGAGGACAGTAATCAGTTAGCAGAATATGCCAGACAAGTTATTGTTCCTAATGTTTTCAAAG ATGCGGGAGACGGCAAAATATACCAAACATCAGCCCACTTCCAC TTTGGAACCGATCCTGATACATCACATTCTATATACAACAAGGACTTCATATCCAGATCTATGACAACACGTGGTCCTCCCAGTAAAATGATAACAGCTGATGCTGGCAGC ttattCCACAATGATCCTTCGTACTTAAGAGAACCTACTACATCAAACAAAACAGATTTTAGTTACACTCCTGCTATGCCATGGAAG AACTCTAAAGGACAGACAGCAATGGAAATGAACTTAGAAAAACGTGACACAGACAACGTTATAATGAGCTTTGATCCAAATCGTCATACATTTGACAGACAGATCTCTT TGGCACATGCAGATTATAAAGGTCCACCTAAGGGATACAAACCTATGGAAGCAATGAAAAAGCCACGAGTTGTGTTTGACTACTTAACACCTAATGATGCTTTACCTTATCCTGGACTTGTGGACAGAACGTCAGAAGCTAAG aCGAACTTTAGTGGTAGTCTGATGGCTGGACAGCATGCTGTTGGTAGACGCAGACAACAAGAAAATATATGCAAACAAAGATTGAATGAAGGCAAAGAAACACATTTCACTATTGGCTATCAGCCATTTGACTTCGCCTCCGAATCTCAACTTCAATTTCAAGGAGACCAGAAAAATGATGGTCACATCCCAACTGCTGGGAAGACTGAGAAAAAACAAGAAGGAAAACCTTTCTTGCATTTCTTTGTCAGCCAAAACACCCAAGACTTGAAAGCAAATGATCCATATACAGTAAATACTAATGAAAGTCTAAGAGCACGTGATAACCACTGTCGTCTGCCAGTTGAACATGCTATGAGGAACTCTGTAATGAAGTCAGATTTTACACCCCTTGAAGCAAGAAC tGTTTCAAATATAGAACTACGGACTATGATGGACTGCGATAAAAAGTTTGAGAAACCAATATCTTCAAGTCATTTGTTCCACACAGACAATTCTGGAC GAAATAACTTTGCTACTACTGCCATGGCCGACTTCATTAAACCAGAATCCATGACAG gtcAAAAGTTCTTGGCAGCTCGTTAA
- the LOC134712191 gene encoding uncharacterized protein LOC134712191 isoform X3, protein MESIDARRNRLYGPDRNLRVEEIRRNLSKSCVLKEGEYNFTPKGLSKSVFGTSYETDFPGQSLDPSFFPETKEQLSHHFEIGNDSGKNVPMATYRDSTTKADFLTKPPSKPEMILDSKIINWPDMAPRYMTSRKIGTSEYSNAYIPEFFRTNSLPPNHPRLNTSIMKLPLSAHHVHPQRGTSIAFGSDEPQVFSEFQRAYGVGDEPTSKMEGLNDGKNSVITNMKLMEKESHVFRTGDYDNIVGKMKSTVNDDYGPRTLPPGEAAIRKAKLSEIKEDSEKNETEEDSNQLAEYARQVIVPNVFKDAGDGKIYQTSAHFHFGTDPDTSHSIYNKDFISRSMTTRGPPSKMITADAGSLFHNDPSYLREPTTSNKTDFSYTPAMPWKNSKGQTAMEMNLEKRDTDNVIMSFDPNRHTFDRQISLAHADYKGPPKGYKPMEAMKKPRVVFDYLTPNDALPYPGLVDRTSEAKTNFSGSLMAGQHAVGRRRQQENICKQRLNEGKETHFTIGYQPFDFASESQLQFQGDQKNDGHIPTAGKTEKKQEGKPFLHFFVSQNTQDLKANDPYTVNTNESLRARDNHCRLPVEHAMRNSVMKSDFTPLEARTVSNIELRTMMDCDKKFEKPISSSHLFHTDNSGRNNFATTAMADFIKPESMTESRRIAGQKFLAAR, encoded by the exons ATGGAATCCATAGATGCCAGGAGAAATCGCTTATATGGTCCAGACAGGAATTTACGAGTGGAAGAAATCAGACGAAATTTATCTAAAAGTTGTGTTTTGAAGGAGGGAGAATATAATTTTACTCCAAAGGGACTGTCTAAAAGTGTATTCGGCACCAGTTATGAAACAGATTTTCCT ggACAGTCTTTGGACCCCAGTTTTTTCCCAGAGACAAAAGAACAG cTTTCTCACCATTTTGAAATTGGAAACGACAGTGGTAAAAATGTTCCTATGGCGACATACAGAGACAGTACGACTAAAGCTGATTTCCTGACTAAACCACCAAGTAAG ccTGAGATGATATTGGATAGCAAGATAATAAATTGGCCT gatATGGCTCCAAGATATATGACCTCTAGAAAGATTGGAACTTCTGAGTACTCAAATGCTTATATCCCAGAG tttttcagGACTAATTCTTTGCCACCAAACCATCCTAGACTAAATACTTCCATTATGAAACTACCACTTTCTGCCCATCATGTTCACCCTCAACGAGGAACTAGTATAGCATTTGGAAGTGACGAGCCACA AGTATTTAGCGAATTTCAAAGAGCTTATGGTGTTGGTGATGAACCTACAAGTAAAATGGAAGGATTAAATGATGGCAAAAACTCTGTTATCACAAACATGAAACTGATGGAGAAAGAATCACATGTATTCAGAACAGGGGATTATGACAATATTG TTGGCAAAATGAAATCAACTGTTAATGACGATTACGGACCAAGAACTCTTCCACCCGGAGAAGCAGCAATTCGAAAAGCAAAACTTTCAGA AATTAAGGAGGATTCAGAAAAGAATGAGACAGAGGAGGACAGTAATCAGTTAGCAGAATATGCCAGACAAGTTATTGTTCCTAATGTTTTCAAAG ATGCGGGAGACGGCAAAATATACCAAACATCAGCCCACTTCCAC TTTGGAACCGATCCTGATACATCACATTCTATATACAACAAGGACTTCATATCCAGATCTATGACAACACGTGGTCCTCCCAGTAAAATGATAACAGCTGATGCTGGCAGC ttattCCACAATGATCCTTCGTACTTAAGAGAACCTACTACATCAAACAAAACAGATTTTAGTTACACTCCTGCTATGCCATGGAAG AACTCTAAAGGACAGACAGCAATGGAAATGAACTTAGAAAAACGTGACACAGACAACGTTATAATGAGCTTTGATCCAAATCGTCATACATTTGACAGACAGATCTCTT TGGCACATGCAGATTATAAAGGTCCACCTAAGGGATACAAACCTATGGAAGCAATGAAAAAGCCACGAGTTGTGTTTGACTACTTAACACCTAATGATGCTTTACCTTATCCTGGACTTGTGGACAGAACGTCAGAAGCTAAG aCGAACTTTAGTGGTAGTCTGATGGCTGGACAGCATGCTGTTGGTAGACGCAGACAACAAGAAAATATATGCAAACAAAGATTGAATGAAGGCAAAGAAACACATTTCACTATTGGCTATCAGCCATTTGACTTCGCCTCCGAATCTCAACTTCAATTTCAAGGAGACCAGAAAAATGATGGTCACATCCCAACTGCTGGGAAGACTGAGAAAAAACAAGAAGGAAAACCTTTCTTGCATTTCTTTGTCAGCCAAAACACCCAAGACTTGAAAGCAAATGATCCATATACAGTAAATACTAATGAAAGTCTAAGAGCACGTGATAACCACTGTCGTCTGCCAGTTGAACATGCTATGAGGAACTCTGTAATGAAGTCAGATTTTACACCCCTTGAAGCAAGAAC tGTTTCAAATATAGAACTACGGACTATGATGGACTGCGATAAAAAGTTTGAGAAACCAATATCTTCAAGTCATTTGTTCCACACAGACAATTCTGGAC GAAATAACTTTGCTACTACTGCCATGGCCGACTTCATTAAACCAGAATCCATGACAG AATCCAGGAGAATTGCAG gtcAAAAGTTCTTGGCAGCTCGTTAA